GCagaacactaaaagagaccttaactaaGTTGACATTAGAGACTTACAGTGACTGGGTGACTCTTCTCCCCTTCATCCTTTATAGCGTACAGAACTACTCATGCTAGATATGACTCACCCCTTTTAAAGTTATGTTTGGCTTTCCTACTGACAGAAATTATTACAGAAGCAGATGATTGCTAACTTTCACATGATCTCGAGGGTATATAATGGGTACATAAATGTGTTTGGCTTAAATTTTCTGCTTTCCATAAAACAGGTCCACCTTCAGAGCTCTAGCAACTTTAGCCAGAGATTGGGCCCTAGTCAAGAGACACTGACAGGGGTCATTATAGCTTCCTAGGAAAGCATCCCAGTGCTACAGATTTGCAGCATGGATCCACCTTACATCTGTTTGCAATTGAAGAAGACCCTGGCCAGCAGGAAAAGAATTCAGCCTCAAAGCAAAGGAAGAATCAGAAAAGCCCTTCATAgctttgttctctggtttagtCTCATGAAGACCATTTTAAACAAgaatagcaagctgagaaaggaaaaatataaatatatatttttaagatattAAAGAGGcactaggaagtgaaatggaattGAATCCTATGTTCTagaagataacagattaagggatttGGGGACAAGATCCatcccagctaaatttagatcctggcatagtggtacacaactttaatcccatgatacaaagcaaaacaatctttgagttcaaggccagcccagacaAAGCAGGctgtagatgaagaaaagcttaaatcctggcatggtggtacacacctttaatccctgcattaCAGGATAAGAGAGCCATTCAGATTTCTGTTTTCAAGGTCATCTACAGTGCCATTTCCAGGAAAGACtaactgaggcagagagagagtcagaaaaGAGAAAGCTAGTAATAGAAAAAGGAGACCATGTTCCaactccagcaagcagcagaacatgGCAGGTTTGGCCATGTGGCACTGGCTTTAgtgtgaaaaatagaagggactattGATACAATTGATGCAGGTTAGCAGGaattaagaaattagcagtgattaagaagaaaccagcatcactgaggtaaaattTTCAgttaagtgttttctgagagcacaaagaagctttgTTCcacagatagccaaggttgtaccatGTGCTGCAGATGTAATTGGTAATagttaagagtcacccaggtggtactggttttgaaggcatgaaagagtCATGAAGAGCATCTGAGGCTTGTCACTGTGAGAGGCAATAGAAGCCCATTCATaatggtgcagcctcagttgcagttgttGGCCCAGGACTGATGGGGTCATGTAAGAATTTGAGGCTTCACACCATGTAGAGAGCCTATGACAGTCTATTGATGGAGCCTAACTGCAGTGCAAGACCCCAATgaattggagatgccagtaccatgagatgatcagcaagaacaacaacagcagtagagtggatcaacctgagcttaagtgctacagagggcagagctggaatcgtgatgccagccctttggtGGCGCTTAGAAGACCAAGTGTGGATCCCAGTCTTTAAAACAAGAAGCTTCAGTGAAGACCCCAAAATGTTTCAGATGCCACAGTCATGGGAAATATGCTAACAGGGAGTACATCCAGCCcatgagaaagaagtttgttgcagtcaacaaagaaggaaaaggagtgcAGATATGAAAATCTCTTTGACATCAGacgtggagatgcagagtttagagTCTGCATGGCGTGTTTCCTGTCTTGTTTTGGAGATTACATTTAAGTGATAGGATGAAATTCAGGAGAAACtttaactttggacttttaacatttgtTGAGACTCATATAGACTATGGGAACTTTGGAATTTGGTCTAAATGTACTTTTACTTATGCTGTGTATAGGTATAAAcctcatagactcatatgtttagACAAACCCATGGAGGCCAAAGAGTTGAATGTGATGGTTTAGATACAAGTGGGCCAGGGAGTGATactattggaggtgtggccttgtttgagtagatgtgtcacattGGGTGTGGACTTTAATACCATagccctagctgcctgaaagtgagtattctgctagcagcctttaaaGGGAGATGGAGTACTCTCAGCTCtgctgtaccatgcctgcctggacactgccatactCCTTCCTGAATAATAATGGTCTGAAtctctgacctgtaagccagccacacttgaatgttgtcctttataagacttgcaatggggcacaagtcccttcctgtcagcaccagcaccgggtAACCTTGGGTGCAGAATCGACAGaaacccccacagtccccagaggactctccacatgatcttaggatcagtggaacacaacatctgttccataCCAATTGTGACAGGACTGTGACAGCAGAAACAAGGACACCAGAGCCCTGACTGACCAGAGGCTTGTGTTCCTTCTGATTGGTACTGGTTTACCTTGCTTTTGAACAGACCAGACAATTCCACGGTCCTCAAAGAAGACATCACTTCCCAGCACTGAAACATGACAAGGATCTCAggataacaggatcccaggataacaggagcttggtcacaccagtattacagggtctcagaggaagtttgaatgccaagaactctgacacacccagaatctcaggttcacaggagcccacaatcaaatgatcacaaagaaagctggactctgaggagttctgaatcaactgggattataggaaggacaggctccaatcagatatattgagggcagcaagcacttgagataattagatggcaggaggcaaacttaagaacagaagcaacagaaaacaaggttacatggcattatcagaaccaaactctcccaccatagcaagttctggatacaccATCAGACCAGAGAAGCAAggcatggatctaaagtcacttctgatgatgatgatgatgatgatgatgatgatgatgatgatgatgatgatgatgatggaggactgtAAAAAGGAAATACAgcaaaacacaggtaaacagctagaagcccttaaagagtaagcacaaaatcccttaaggagttacaggaaaacactaccaaacaggtgatggaattgaacaaaaccatccaggatctaaaaatggaaatagaaacactaaagaaatcacaaaaggagaaaactctggagatagaaatctttgGAAGGAATTCAGAagacatagatgcaaacatcagcaacagattacaagagatggaagaaagaatctcaggtgtggaagactccatagaaaacatggacacaacaatcaaagaaaatgcaaaatgcaaaaatgtcCTAattcaaagcatccaggaaatccaggacacaaggagaagaccaaatctaaaatTGATAGctatggatgagaatgaagattttcaacttaaagggccagtaaatatcttcgacaaaattatagaagaaaactttcttacctaaagaaagagatgcccatgaacatacaagaagcctacagaactcaaagtagattggaccagaaaagaaattcctcccaacacataataatcagaagaacaaatgcagtaaagaaagatagaataataaaagcagtaagggaaaaagatcaagtaacatataaaagcagacctatgagaattacaccagacttctcaccagagactatgaaagccagacaatcctagacagatgttatacagactccaagagaacacaaatgccagcccaggctactatacccaggaaaactctcaattaccatggatggagaaaccaaagtattccatgacaaaaccaaattcacacaatatctttccatgaacacagcccttcaaaggataataaaggaaaaataccaataaaggacagaaattatgccctagaaaaggaaagaaagtaatccttcaacaaacctaaaagaagacagcagcaagaacagaatcccaactttaacaacaaaaatatcaggaagcaacaattactttttcttaatatctcttaatatcaatggactcaattttccaataaaaagacatagactaccaGACTGACTActcaaacaggacacaacattttgctgcttacaggaaacccacctcagggacaaagacagacattgcctcagagtgaaagcctggaaaacaatttcccaagcaaatggaccaaagaaaaaagctggaatagacattctaatattgaataaaatagacttccaacacaaagttatcaaaaaagacaaggaggggcacttcatactcatcaaaggtaaaatcttccaagaggaactctcaattctgaatatctatgctccaaatgcaaaagcagccacattcagtaaagaaactttagtaaagcacaaagagcacactgcacctcacacaataatagtgggagaattcaacaccccattctcatcaatggacagatcttggaaacagaaactaaacagagatagagtgaaactaagagaaattatgaaacaaatggctttaacagatatctacagaacattttatccaaaaccaaaaggatataccttcttctcagcacttcatggtacctcctatataattgaccatataattggtcacaaaacaggcctcaacatatacaaaagtattgaaattgtcccatgcatcctatcagatcaccatggactaagtctgaccttcaataacaacataaataatgcaaagccaacattcatgtgaaagctgaagaacactctccTCAATTATACCTTGAtcaagagagaaattaaaaaaaaattaaagacttcttagagtttaatgaaaatgaagccacaaaatacccaaagtatggtacacaatgaaagcatttctaagaggaaaactcatagctctgagtgactccaaaaagaaactagagagtacATATACTAGTAGTtggacagcacacctaaaagctctagaacaaaaagaagcaaattcacccaagaggagtagaaggcaggaaataatcaaactcagggccaaaatcaacctactagaaataaaaagaatgattcaaagaatcaaccagaccaggagttggttctttcagaaaatcagaaagatagataaacccttagccagactcattagaaggcacagggatagcatactaattaacaaaatcagaaatgaaaatgaagacataacaacagatcctgaggaaatccaaaacaccatcagatccttctgcaaaaggctatactcaacaaaactggaaaacctggatgaaatggaaaaatttctacacagataccaggttccaaagttaaatcaggattagaataatgacctaaacagtcccatagcccctaaagaaatagaagcagtcattaatagtctcccaaacaaaaaatgccaggaccagattggtttagtgaagagttgtatcagaccttcaaagaagacctaatttcagttcttctcaaactattccacaaaatagaaacagaagaaatccaattcattctatgaagccacaattatgctgataactaaaccacataaagacccaacaaagatagagaacttcagaccaatttcccttatgaatattgatgcaaaaaatactcaataaaattctcgctaactgaatccaagaacacatcaaaacaattatccatcatgattaagtaggcttcattctagggatgcagggatgatttaatatatggaaatccatcaacataatccactttataaacaatctcaaagacaaaaaccacatgatcatctctttagatgccgagaaagcatttgaaaaaatctaacaccccttcatgataaaagtcttggaaagatccgtaattcaaggcccatacctaaacataataaaagcagtctacagcaaaccagtagccaacatcaaactaaatggagagaagctgaaagcaatcccactaaaattagggtctagacaaggctgcctactttttccctacctattcaatataggactcaaagtcctagccagagcaattatacaacaaaaggaggtcaaggggatacaaattggaaaggaagaagtcaaaatatcactatttgcagatgatatgataatatatatgaatgatcctcaaaatcccaccagagaattcataaacctgataaacagcttcagtgaagtagctggatataaaattaactcaaacaaatcaatggcctttctctacacaaaggatatacaggctgagaaagaaattagggaaacaacacctttcacaatagtcacaaataatataaaatactttggtgtgactccaaGGAAGTGAAAGTCTTGCATTGTgaggaattgcaggctggtctccattcgagctgaggtctgaaccctgatggtcataattcacctatatGACATGGTAGACGTTTCCTCATGCTCCTCAAACTCTgacccctgcctaagttactcaCCACcatagcccccacaagagaagcatgatcattagtcatgtaagcaatggcccaagcttctgaccttcaggctaaactcctccccagttacctagcaacagtgaagaccataaaaggggctgttaagCCCACAcctcttactcttactcttactcctttgtttctttacctctcacttctctctcctcttccctttctctttgtcttcttatttcctctcctctcctctctccctctttctctctttctatttagccttctctccctctccctcttcctctctctcttctctcttctctctcttcctctttctctttctctctctctctctctctctctctctctctctctctctctctctctctctcctctttctgcctgcatttctataataaagctcttaaactgTAGAGAGTCTCTGCTTCTTCAAGACccactgcacactctggtcaaTGTTGGAAACTTTTTcccctattctctctctcctacaaccctggGCCTTTAGCATGGtagctcttgggggggggggggtcggggcTTCCCCTTTTCCACTCCCCACtgggtcaggcatgctcacccTGGGCCCAGTGGAAAAGCATCTGGCAGCTAGCTCGGCCTGTGTCCTCCTTCCCAGTGCACAGGAACACTGGccacttttcctccccaactactCCCCAGGCCCTTCCACCActccccctttattttgttcccaacactgtatgataagaacctcaagtctctgaagaaagaaatcaaagaagatctcagaagatggaaagatctcccatgctcatggattggcaggattaatatagtaaaaatggctatcctaccaaaagcaatctacagattcaatacaattcccatcaaaatccaacacaattcttcactgaattagaaatggcaatttgcaaattcatctggaataacaaaaaacctaggatagtgaaaactattctcaacaataaaagaacatttagggcaatccctgaactcaagctgtactacagagcaattgttgtaaaaatggcatggtactggtacagcaacataCAGAtagatcaataaaatagaattgaagacccagaaatgaacccacacacatatggttacttgatcaatatccttaataatcagggaaatgcaactttaaactaccctgagattccacctcacaccagtcagaatggctaacatcaaatattcaagtgacagcagatgctggcaaggatgtggagaaagagggaaaatctcccattgttggtgggattgcaagctgatacaaccactctggaaatcagtctggcagttcctcagaaaattagacacagtactactggaagatccagcaattcctctcctggtcatatgcccagaagatgttccaactggtaaatggatgtatctagaggattttatcctgagtgaggtaacccaatcagaaaagaacacacatggtatgcactcactgataagtggttattagttcagaaacttagaatatccaagatacaatttgcaaaacacatgaaactcaagaagaaggaagaccagagtggatacttcactccttcttataatggggaaaaatatacccatgtaaggagttacagaggcaaagttcagagctaagatggaaggaaagaccatccagagactgccacacccgaggatccatcccatatacaaccaccaaacccagacactattgcatgtgccagaAAGACTTTGATgacagtaccctgatatagctctctgttgtgaggccatgccagtgcctggcaaatacagaagtggatgctcatagtcatctattggatggaacacagggctcccaatggaggagctagagaaagtacccaaggagctaaaggggtctgcaaccttatagctgtaacaatatgaactaaccagtacccccagagcttatgtttctacctgcatatgtagcagaagatggcctagtcggccatcaatgggaagagaggccccttggacttgcaaactttatatgccactgAACAAtttaacaccagggccaaaaagtgggagtgggtgtgtaggggagcagggtaggggagagggtacaggggacattcaggataacatttgaaatgtaaatgaagaaaatatctaatgaattttgggaaaaaaaagacttgcaatagtcatggtatctcttcacagtagtaaaacacTAAGATGAGTTCCCTCCATTATTTCAGCAAAGGCTTGAAAGTCTGTACATTAACAACAAATGAAAGATTTTCCCTTTGGGCTGCATTATCTACCAATACTGAGCAGAGCAGTGTGTGGAGGGTACCAGCAGCTTGAAAGAATGAACACAGACAATATGGGACCATGTAATATAttgcaactattaaaaacaaagacatcattaaTTTGAAGGCAGttgaatggaacttgagaatatcatccttagtgaagtaacccagtacCAAAATggaatgcatggtatgtactctcttataagtggacattagccataaaatacagaatacacacactacactacacagaTCCTAAGAAGATAAACAAGTTAGAAGGCCCAAGAGAGGATACTTGAATCTCACATAGAAGGGAGAAAAATGGTAGTAGGATGCAGATGGAGGGAGGTGACTGTGTAGGAGAAAGAATGTGGGAGAAAATGGAgggattcaggatcaggtgtggagagGGATGGGAGAGATGGCAAATTGGCCATGACAATAAATGGAAatctgtattttgtgtgtgtgggtaggtATGGATATCTCAATACAGAAATGCCCCCACCCTCCTATAGCATAAGAGGAGGGGTCACTCATTCATCACAGTCAGGCTGACTGGGAGACTGGTCTTTGAGCTGACTGGGTTGAAGGCCTCACACTGATACTCTCCAGCATCCTCCTTCCTCACAGTATGTATCCtgagttggcattttgatggggacAGGGTCATCCTCTCTGTGAGCTGAAGACGCTGATTGTTGAAGAGCCAACGGATGGAGACCCCAGTGTTGTCTGAGAAGCAAGTGAAGACAACTGAGCTCTGTACTCGAACTGTGCTATCTGTGACTCTCATGGCAGGCTGTGTCACAAGCTCTGCAAAGAAACAGAGGTGGGGACCAAATGACATTCATCTTTCAGAAAGATCAACCTGCCCCTCTATAGCTCACACCTGATAAAGCATCCAGGGAGGAGAAATTGGAGCTGTGACTACACTCATATCTTGTGCTTTGCATTTGCCAACTATGTGCTGTGTGACCCTGATTCAGCCATTGAGGTtgatgtgcctcagtttccctgcacTAGGGCAACTGTGCATGATCATTGCACTGCCTATGAGTTATAATTAGGTATGAGCAATGAATGTTCTGAACTGGAGGTGGGGAGCTGCTTACATCAGCAGCATATGTTCTACTTACCTTAGGCAGGATTCCTGAGGATAAGGTGGTGCCTGAAGAATGGCCATCTCTGTCCCTAGCCTTGGGGTCATTATTTTCCAGTGAATTTCCTAAGTCCATCAGAACATTTGGCTTCTGTCCTGGCACCTTTCCATTGAACCTCAGGAGAAGGAGGTGCACAGGTGACCTATATGACTGCAGATGTCATGGAAGTAAACAGTTGATCCTACACCATAGGGGACTTGGACACTCAGCCAACCCTTGTTCCCTGTCAGCTCTAACAGCAAGTCCAGTGCTAGCCCTGAGGTGAAATTCTCTGGGGACACTAGAATTGGGTGTGGATCCTTGGCTTCCTGATGCTCCTCTTTCTGACTGAGTAGTGATCTGGACCACTGAGGGAGGGGGAATACAAACTGAAAGGGAAGATAGAAGGGAAAGAGACAAATCCATCAATATTGAAATCTTTATCTTTGGTGAAAAGACTGGGTCCTGTGACCAGAGGAGCTTAGATCAATCACTTAGTGGAGGATGGTGGGAGTGTCTGCACAAGTCAGAGGGATTAAGCAAATGCCCTCCATCCCCTTTGTGGGCCTAACTGTCTGTTGCTTTCTCTGTGGGGAACTCTATCCTCATGTGTCTCCACCCTCACTGTCCTCACAAGTTTGCTCTCCCTCAGAAAGTGTGGGTTGCAGGCAAGAGATCTCTCACTTCTTCTTCTAGTGACcccaggttgttttttttttacctcccAACCTCCATTTTGGTCCAGCCAGCCTCTGACTTCACTTTGAGATGGCCTTCCTGATCTGTCTTCCAGCCCATTACATCTAGGGCCTTGttagaaaaaatatctaatttgatATTTCCAGAATATCCAGTACCTACAGAGTCTCAGATGTCTGTGGGTAGATAGGCAGATGTCGAAATTTCTTGCATATTTCAGAGTTAATGAAATTCTCATATTTGGAGCTACTGACACTGGTTAGAACTCCAGCCCATATTACCACACAGGGGCAGCAAGATTTGCAGGGAAGTACATTGTGGGCCACCAGGATTGCatctgcctgctctgccctcCCTCTGAGGAGAACAGAATTTGCTCCAGCACTGCCGACAAGCTCTGCAGTCTTCCTCGCTTTGAGTTCAGCCTCCACCCAGGCTGGAGGGTTTCCCAGGATGATGCTGACTGCTATCATGAATGATGGCAAGCACAAGACTGATAATCATCTCAGCACCCTGGGGCAGCAACAGCTCACCACAAGACTGCCCTTGCTGTGTTCTCCTAATGTGTTCTTTATAACACAGGATCCTAAGCTGTGCTTTCTTCTCAATGCTGTGGAATCTACTCCCTACAGGAAGGTGACGGAGATGCCTGTAAGGACTGGAAGAGGACGGCTGACTGATGTCTACAAAAGATGACCTGCTGACTGATGTCTAGCCCATGCTCACTGATCACCAGTCAGGGTGCATCATCATGAGACTCATGTTGCAGGAGTTCACCTAGACCCTAGAGAGGACATAAACCTAGGGAGAGTTTCAGGGGGGCTCTCAGCATCCTGTGCTGACAGAGAGTCACCTAGGGTCTGCCCATGTCCTCCCTGGGTGGCAGCTGTCCTCTGTCTAGTTGATTCGCTATGGGATATGCCAGGGAGAGTCAGGAACCTGGTAACATAGGATGCTCTGACAGAGTAATGTGCTTAGTAGGTCTGAAAGACTGCCCAAGAGAACTTGAGATCTGTAGTGTCAGGGATGGAGACAGGGTAAACCATACGTGCATTCTGGAATTATATTTCGAGTTTTCTGCCATTCTGAGTATGACAGGGGCCTCAAGAGATGGGGCAGACTCTGAGGTCTTGGGCTGAGTAACTTTGCCATCTAGGGAGCAGCAACGGAATTTCACCTCTTTCTGGATGCTCTTAAGGTGGCAACTCTGAAATGTTTGCCTGCAGGAAAGAATTCCAGAAGGTGGACATCAGAGGACATACACTTGCCAAAAGGACCTGTGTCCTTTGTCCATCACTATGGAGACACTGGCCTTCCTGTGAAGCCTAATAAGGCCATCCAAACAGCTAGTTAGGGGCCTGGGATCCCAGATTGTCCTCTCCAGCAATGCATTCCTGGGTGAGTCTCTGTGGAAGATGTCCAGGGTAACTATCATAACTGTGGCTCCTGACAGTGCACTGGATGTTGACACAAGTTAGACAGCCTTGTACCGTGTCAGCTCCAACAGGAATTCAAagccaagcaaaaacaaaaatatttctaagtTTCACAGAGATTTCCATCCAGGCCTCATAGTGCTCTGTGTGGGGACTCCACAGCTTCCTCAGCTAGAGCTTATGCTACCTCCACAGAGGGAGTCTATATTAGGGATATAGGCATGGTGAGAGTCCCAAGGGTCAATGCTGAGTCTCACATTCTTGGGCTGAGTTTTTCCAGCACATGATAGGTAACTCTGCATGAAAAGAAAGGTGAAGGGTTCTGACCTCATGGTGTTGGTACAGCCCATGTGTGCCCTGCAGCAAGTGCCCAAATACCAATGTGATGAAAAATGCAGTGGAGGAGATAGCAGGCACAACCAACTCCTTAGAGTTGACTTATTAGGTACAATAAGCCACACCCAGCAGTTGGAAGCCATAGAGAGTCACTTACGATGGATGTTGACTTGGACATGTGCTGTTACAACTCTCACATTGCTGTCTATTGTTATTAGTGTGTATAAGCCAGAGTCTTTCTCAGTGACATCCTGGAGCAGCAGGGATCCGTTGGTGTACCCTATCTCTCTTCTGCTGTGTGCACGGCCTCTGATGATGGACTTCGTTGCTATGCTATATTCTGCAATTTTAAAGTCCTGAGTACTAAGCACACCTTTGTACCAGGAAAAGGTTTGCACATCTTCTGGCAGATTATGGACCTGGAGAAGAACACTTCCTCCCTCAGCAGCGTGCCGTGGCACTGGATCAATGCTGAGTTGGGCAGAGTCGAGAGTGTCACAGCACAAGGAATGGGAGgctggaaggggaaggagaaaaattATCAGAAGGGATCATTGTGCTAGGTGGAAAGATGGTGACCTGCATTCTGACAAGATGGAGTCTTCACTGTGAGCATTTCCACCTCTGGGCTCATGGTCCCATGTGCTATAAGACCAGGATGAGCAAGGTGTGACAGCCTAGACAGGTCTGTGGGTGTGTCTATCTCACCGGGAGGAAGTCAGCAACATGGCCTCTATTCCCTCAGTGCCATTGAATCTGTCATTTCCTCTGCATGGAGTTCTCTCCTCTGTGTCTACATGGCTGCCCCCTCACTGCCCTGGGTCAGAcactgcacacactcatgcacactgtGCTTTGAGATGATGCCTCCCTCTGACCATGGTCTCTGCACACCCTGAATATTCACTTCCTgacttttctcatttcctttgtaCCTGCACTCAGCTTCTAACCTCACTTTCTACATGTTCTTCCTGCTCTGCCTGCAGCCCCCAGGACTAGGGCTGGGCGAGGCTTTGGAGTAGGCTGATATTCTTAGCAGGACCAGGATTATGCTGCCAGGCtttgagtcaacttgacacaagccacaGTCATTTGAAGtagggagcctcaactgaaaatacaaacatcagaatgATTACTGGGCAGGTCTTCAGC
This Mus musculus strain C57BL/6J chromosome 7, GRCm38.p6 C57BL/6J DNA region includes the following protein-coding sequences:
- the Psg18 gene encoding pregnancy specific glycoprotein 18 isoform X2 — encoded protein: MELSSELFSNGCTSWQRVLLTASLFICVRPTTLISPTIELVPASVAAGGSILLLVHNIPKYLQSLFWYKGLIAFNKVEIARYRTAKNSGEPGPAHSGRETVYSNGSLLLQNVTWKDTGFYTLRTLTRYQKMEFAHIYLQVDTSHSLCCDTLDSAQLSIDPVPRHAAEGGSVLLQVHNLPEDVQTFSWYKGVLSTQDFKIAEYSIATKSIIRGRAHSRREIGYTNGSLLLQDVTEKDSGLYTLITIDSNVRVVTAHVQVNIHQLVTQPAMRVTDSTVRVQSSVVFTCFSDNTGVSIRWLFNNQRLQLTERMTLSPSKCQLRIHTVRKEDAGEYQCEAFNPVSSKTSLPVSLTVMNE